The Apium graveolens cultivar Ventura chromosome 6, ASM990537v1, whole genome shotgun sequence genome contains a region encoding:
- the LOC141665371 gene encoding brefeldin A-inhibited guanine nucleotide-exchange protein 2-like, with protein sequence MASPEADSRLTQTLTPALEKIIKNGSWRKHSKLVHQCKSLLERLANSPESPFSPHSPDSQSEPDTSANLPGVLYDTGTNEFSLADSEIILTPLINSLTSGNVKIAEPALDCIQKLIAHGILRGEADTSGGPEASLLAKLIDSVCKCHELNEETVELLLLKTILSAVTSVSLRIHGDCLLQIVRTSYDIYLGSKNVVNQTTAKASLIQMLVIVFRRMEADSAAAPVQPIVVAELMEPAEKTDADGNMTMFVQGFITKIMQDIDGVLNPGTPTAGGGGVHDGAFETKTSTVESTNPADLLDSTDKDMLDAKYWEISMYKTALEGRKGELADGEVEKDDDMEVQIGNKLRRDAFLVFRALCKLSMKTPPKEALADPTLMRGKIIALELLKILLENAGAIFRTSERFLGAIKQYLCLSLLKNSASTLMIVFQLSCSIFISLVSRFRAGLKAEIGVFFPMIVLRVLENVAQPNLQQKMIVLRFLEKLCIDSQILVDIFINYDCDVNSSNIFERMVNGLLKTAQGVPPGVTTTLLPPQDAVLKLEAMKCLVAILKSMGDWMNKQLRIPDPYSPKRIEPTENGSESGNLPMPNGNVDESVKESDTHSEVSSEASDVSTIEQRRAYKLELQEGISLFNRKPKKGIEFLIKANKVGGSPKEIADFLKDASGLNKTLIGDYLGEREDLSLKVMHEYVDSFDFQGKEFDEAIRVFLRGFRLPGEAQKIDRIMEKFAERYCKCNPKVFTSADTAYVLAYSVILLNTDAHNPMVKNKMSADDFIRNNRGIDDGKDVPEEYLRSLYERISRKEIKMKDDELAPQQKQSVNANRILGLDSILNIAIRKREEENQTSDDLMRNMQEQFKEKARKTESVYYAATDVMILRFMIEVCWAPMLAAFSVPLDQSDDEVVISLCLEGFRNAIHVTAVMSMKTHRDAFITSLAKFTSLHSPADIKQKNIDAIKAIVTIADEDGNYLQEAWEHILTCVSRFEHLHLLGEGAPPDATFFALNQNELDKSKQAKPNMLPVLKKKGPGKIQYAAAAMRRGTYDSAGVGGDASAGITAEQMNNLVSNLNMLEQVGDMSRIFIRSQKLNSEAVIDFVKALCKVSMEELKSTSDPRVFSLTKIVEIAHYNMNRIRLVWSSIWNVLSDYFVTIGCSENLSIAIFAMDSLRQLSMKFLEREELANYNFQNEFMKPFVIVMRKCSAVEIRELIIRCVSQMVLSRVKNVKSGWKSMFMVFQTAAYDDHKNIVLLAFEIIEKILRDYFPYITETETTTFTDCVNCLIAFTNSRFNKDISLNAIAFLRFCAAKLAEGDIGFSKIKEKETFEKISSSLTPKGTDGKHGSGNMTDKEDHLYFWFPLLAGLSELSFDPRPEIRKSALQVLFDTLRNYGHHFSLPLWERVFESVLFPIFDYVRHAIDPSGGGTPGKGIDGDAGELDQDAWLYETCTLALQLVVDLFVKFYDTVNPLLRKVLMLLISFIKRPHHSLAGIGISAFVRLMSNAGNLFSDDKWQEVVLSLKEAADATLPDFSFALNEDSSQHVVDSNGQNNTEFVAETGLSGDDSSSSRGYHLQDAIADTKCRAAVQLLLIQAVMEIYNMYRGYLSAKNTIIVFDAVHTVAFHAHKINADTTLRSKLQEFASMTQMQDPPLLRLENESYQICLTFLQNLALDRPKGYEESEVESHLVDLCQEVLRFYIEVAQPPQMPVASLVESPKWLIPLASGKRRELAARAPLVVSTIHAICSLEDSLFEMNMTYFFPLLLSLISCEHGSSEVQVAVSDMLSTSVGPILLRSC encoded by the exons ATGGCTTCGCCGGAGGCCGATTCTCGCCTCACTCAAACCCTAACTCCGGCGCTCGAGAAAATCATTAAGAACGGATCGTGGAGAAAACACTCTAAGCTCGTTCATCAATGCAAATCTCTTCTCGAACGTCTCGCTAATTCCCCTGAATCTCCTTTCTCTCCTCATTCTCCTGATAGCCAATCGGAGCCTGACACGTCAGCGAATCTCCCTGGTGTTTTGTATGATACTGGTACTAATGAGTTTTCTCTTGCTGATTCCGAGATTATTCTTACGCCGTTGATTAATTCGCTCACTTCCGGGAATGTGAAGATCGCGGAGCCTGCGTTGGATTGTATTCAGAAGCTCATTGCTCATGGAATTTTACGAGGCGAAGCCGATACTTCTGGAGGTCCGGAGGCCAGTTTGTTGGCCAAATTGATTGATTCGGTTTGTAAGTGTCATGAATTGAATGAAGAGACTGTTGAATTGTTGTTGTTGAAGACTATTTTGTCGGCTGTTACTTCAGTTTCGTTGAGGATTCATGGTGATTGTTTGTTGCAAATTGTGCGGACTTCGTATGATATTTATTTAGGGAGTAAGAATGTTGTGAATCAGACTACTGCCAAAGCGAGTTTGATTCAAATGCTGGTGATTGTGTTTAGGAGAATGGAGGCTGATTCTGCAGCTGCTCCCGTTCAGCCGATTGTGGTGGCTGAATTGATGGAGCCTGCGGAGAAAACGGATGCAGATGGGAATATGACTATGTTTGTGCAAGGGTTTATAACTAAGATAATGCAGGATATTGATGGGGTCTTGAATCCGGGTACACCGACTGCTGGAGGAGGGGGAGTGCATGATGGAGCGTTTGAAACTAAGACTTCGACTGTGGAGTCGACAAATCCAGCTGATCTGTTGGATTCGACGGACAAGGATATGTTGGATGCTAAGTATTGGGAGATTAGTATGTATAAGACGGCGTTAGAGGGCAGGAAAGGGGAGTTGGCAGATGGTGAGGTGGAGAAGGATGACGATATGGAGGTTCAGATCGGAAATAAGTTGAGGAGAGATGCATTTTTGGTTTTCCGTGCCCTCTGTAAGTTGTCCATGAAGACACCACCAAAGGAAGCATTGGCAGATCCAACTTTGATGAGAGGGAAGATAATCGCTTTGGAGTTGCTCAAGATATTGTTGGAGAATGCCGGGGCAATCTTTAGAACTAGTGAAAG ATTTTTAGGTGCCATCAAGCAGTACCTATGCTTGTCCTTGCTGAAGAACAGTGCTTCAACTCTTATGATTGTTTTCCAGCTTTCGTGCTCGATCTTCATTAGTCTGGTATCACGTTTTAGAGCTGGATTAAAGGCAGAGATTGGAGTATTCTTTCCTATGATCGTTCTTAGAGTGTTAGAGAATGTTGCTCAACCAAATTTGCAGCAGAAGATGATTGTGCTTCGGTTTCTGGAGAAGCTCTGTATCGATTCACAGATCTTGGTGGATATTTTCATCAACTACGACTGTGATGTGAATTCATCAAATATATTTGAGCG AATGGTCAATGGACTCCTTAAAACTGCTCAAGGTGTCCCGCCTGGTGTCACCACTACCCTATTGCCGCCACAGGATGCAGTCCTGAAACTTGAAGCTATGAAGTGCTTAGTTGCTATTTTAAAGTCAATGGGTGATTGGATGAACAAACAATTAAGAATTCCAGATCCATATTCCCCCAAAAGAATTGAGCCGACTGAGAATGGTTCTGAATCTGGAAATCTCCCCATGCCGAATGGGAATGTGGATGAGTCTGTCAAAGAATCTGATACTCATTCAGAGGTCTCTAGTGAAGCTTCCGATGTCTCAACAATTGAGCAGCGCCGAGCATACAAGCTTGAACTTCAG GAAGGTATTTCTCTTTTTAATCGGAAACCTAAAAAGGGTATTGAATTCCTTATCAAAGCAAATAAGGTGGGCGGCTCACCGAAAGAAATAGCTGATTTCCTAAAAGATGCATCTGGTTTGAACAAGACTTTAATCGGTGACTATCTAGGTGAAAGAGAAGATTTGTCGCTTAAGGTGATGCATGAATATGTAGATTCTTTTGACTTTCAAGGGAAAGAATTTGACGAAGCAATCAGAGTTTTTCTGCGGGGCTTTAGGTTGCCCGGAGAGGCACAGAAGATTGACCGAATTATGGAAAAGTTTGCTGAGCGTTATTGCAAATGTAATCCGAAGGTTTTCACCAGTGCAGATACAGCTTATGTGCTTGCTTACTCTGTTATATTGCTCAATACAGATGCTCATAACCCTATGGTGAAGAACAAG ATGTCAGCAGACGATTTTATAAGAAACAACCGGGGCATAGATGACGGAAAAGATGTGCCTGAGGAGTACTTAAGATCATTATATGAAAGAATATCAAGAAAAGAGATTAAAATGAAAGATGAtgaactggctcctcaacaaaAACAGTCCGTAAATGCAAACAGAATTTTAGGTTTGGATAGTATATTGAATATTGCGATTCGCAAGCGTGAGGAAGAAAATCAGACTAGTGATGATCTCATGCGAAACATGCAAGAGCAGTTCAAGGAAAAAGCTCGCAAAACTGA GTCAGTTTATTATGCAGCAACAGATGTTATGATCCTCAGATTCATGATCGAGGTATGCTGGGCTCCTATGTTGGCTGCCTTCAGTGTTCCTCTTGACCAAAGTGATGATGAAGTAGTCATTAGCCTGTGTCTTGAAGGCTTTCGTAATGCGATCCATGTTACTGCAGTGATGTCTATGAAGACTCATAGAgatgcttttataacatcactagCAAAGTTCACTTCCCTTCACTCTCCAGCTGATATCAAGCAGAAGAACATTGATGCCATAAAG GCAATAGTGACAATTGCGGATGAAGATGGGAATTATTTACAGGAGGCATGGGAACATATCTTGACATGTGTTTCTCGGTTTGAGCATTTGCATCTATTGGGAGAAGGGGCTCCACCTGATGCAACTTTCTTTGCACTTAATCAGAATGAACTTGACAAATCAAAACAAGCCAAACCTAATATGCTTCCAGTTCTAAAAAAGAAGGGACCTGGGAAGATTCAGTATGCGGCTGCAGCCATGAGAAGGGGTACTTATGATAGTGCTGGCGTTGGTGGCGATGCATCTGCAGGCATTACAGCGGAGCAAATGAACAATTTAGTCTCTAACCTAAACATGCTGGAGCAAGTTGGTGATATGAGTCGCATATTCATAAGGAGTCAAAAATTAAATAGTGAGGCAGTAATTGACTTCGTTAAAGCTCTGTGCAAGGTGTCTATGGAAGAATTAAAATCTACATCTGATCCGCGGGTTTTCAGCCTTACAAAAATTGTTGAGATTGC GCATTATAATATGAATCGAATCAGGCTTGTTTGGTCAAGCATCTGGAATGTATTATCTGATTATTTTGTGACCATTGGTTGCTCAGAAAATCTTTCCATTGCAATTTTCGCTATGGATTCTTTGCGTCAACTGTCCATGAAGTTTTTGGAGCGGGAAGAGTTGGCTAACTATAATTTTCAAAATGAATTTATGAAGCCTTTTGTTATTGTTATGCGGAAGTGTAGCGCTGTTGAAATCAGAGAGCTAATTATCAGATGTGTTTCCCAAATGGTTTTGTCGCGTGTTAAGAATGTAAAGTCAGGGTGGAAAAGCATGTTCATG GTCTTCCAGACAGCAGCTTATGATGACCACAAAAACATTGTACTTTTAGCCTTtgaaataattgagaaaatattGCGAGATTATTTCCCGTACATTACTGAGACTGAAACGACGACTTTTACAGACTGCGTGAATTGCTTGATTGCATTCACTAATAGCAGATTTAATAAGGACATTAGTCTCAATGCGATTGCCTTTCTCCGATTTTGTGCGGCAAAACTGGCTGAAGGAGATATAGGCTTTTCAAAGattaaggaaaaggaaacattTGAAAAGATTTCTTCATCATTAACTCCTAAAGGAACAGATGGAAAACACGGCAGTGGGAACATGACCGATAAGGAAGATCATCTTTACTTCTGGTTCCCTTTGTTGGCTG GATTATCAGAACTAAGCTTTGATCCAAGGCCTGAAATTAGGAAGAGTGCTCTTCAAGTGCTTTTTGATACTCTACGCAACTATGGTCATCATTTCTCTTTGCCACTGTGGGAGAGGGTTTTTGAATCAGTCCTATTTCCTATCTTTGACTATGTTCGACATGCTATTGATCCTTCTGGTGGAGGTACCCCTGGGAAAGGGATTGATGGTGATGCTGGAGAACTTGATCAAGATGCGTGGCTCTATGAGACTTGCACGCTTGCTCTCCAACTTGTTGTAGATCTGTTTGTTAAATTCTATGACACTGTCAATCCACTTCTGCGCAAGGTGTTGATGCTATTAATAAGTTTCATCAAGCGTCCGCACCATAGCCTTGCAGGTATTGGTATTAGTGCATTCGTCCGTTTGATGAGCAATGCTGGAAATCTGTTTTCTGATGATAAGTGGCAAGAAGTGGTTTTGTCACTTAAAGAAGCTGCTGATGCAACACTTCCAGATTTTTCATTTGCTCTTAATGAAGATAGTTCACAGCATGTAGTAGATTCAAATGGACAGAATAATACAGAATTTGTTGCTGAAACTGGTCTGTCTGGTGACGATTCGTCAAGCTCAAGGGGATATCATCTTCAAGATGCTATTGCTGATACCAAGTGCCGAGCTGCTGTTCAGCTTTTGTTGATTCAG GCTGTGATGGAGATATATAACATGTACAGAGGATACCTTTCAGCGAAAAATACTATAATTGTGTTTGATGCGGTGCACACCGTGGCTTTTCATGCTCACAAGATAAATGCCGACACAACTTTACGTTCTAAGCTACAAGAGTTTGCATCCATGACCCAAATGCAGGACCCGCCATTATTACGCCTAGAGAATGAATCATATCAAATCTGCCTCACATTCTTACAGAATCTTGCTTTGGATAGACCCAAGGGTTATGAAGAATCAGAAGTAGAGTCTCATCTTGTTGACCTTTGCCAAGAAGTCCTGCGGTTCTATATAGAAGTAGCTCAGCCTCCACAGATGCCAGTAGCCTCTTTGGTTGAGAGCCCCAAGTGGTTGATACCTTTGGCTTCTGGTAAACGAAGGGAATTGGCTGCACGTGCACCTCTTGTTGTTTCAACCATACATGCTATTTGTAGTTTAGAAGATTCCTTGTTTGAGATGAACATGACATACTTCTTCCCTCTACTTTTGAGTTTGATAAGTTGCGAGCATGGATCAAGTGAGGTTCAGGTTGCGGTTAGTGATATGCTAAGCACATCTGTGGGTCCTATTTTACTTAGGTCATGTTGA